The following proteins are encoded in a genomic region of Rattus rattus isolate New Zealand chromosome 2, Rrattus_CSIRO_v1, whole genome shotgun sequence:
- the LOC116891796 gene encoding hemoglobin subunit beta-H0, with amino-acid sequence MVHFTAEEKAAIISIWEKVDLEKLGGETLGRLLIVYPWTQRFFDKFGNLSSAPAIMGNPRIRAHGKKVLVSLGLAVENMDNLKETFAHLSELHCDKLHVDPENFKLLGNALVIVLSSYFGKEFTAEVQAAWQKLVAGVATALSHKYH; translated from the exons ATGGTTCACTTCACAGCTGAGGAGAAGGCTGCTATCATCAGCATATGGGAAAAAGTGGACTTGGAAAAACTTGGAGGAGAAACCCTGGGAAG GCTCCTCATTGTATATCCATGGACTCAGAGATTCTTTGACAAGTTTGGAAACCTCTCTTCTGCTCCGGCCATCATGGGTAACCCCCGGATCAGAGCCCATGGCAAGAAAGTGCTGGTGTCCCTAGGCTTGGCAGTTGAGAACATGGACAACCTCAAGGAGACCTTTGCTCATCTGAGTGAGCTGCACTGTGACAAGcttcatgtggatcctgagaACTTTAAG CTCCTGGGTAACGCGCTGGTGATTGTTCTTTCTTCATACTTtggcaaagaattcacagctgaggtgCAGGCTGCCTGGCAGAAGCTGGTGGCTGGGGTGGCCACTGCTCTGTCCCACAAGTACCACTGA
- the LOC116891795 gene encoding hemoglobin subunit beta-H1 yields MVHFTAEEKAAIISIWEKVDLEKIGGETLGRLLIVYPWTQRFFDKFGNLSSALAIMGNPRIRAHGKKVLTSLGSAVENMDNLKETFAHLSELHCDKLHVDPQNFKLLGNMLVIVLSTHFAKEFTPEVQAAWQKLVMGVANALSHKYH; encoded by the exons ATGGTTCACTTCACAGCTGAGGAGAAGGCTGCTATCATAAGCATATGGGAAAAAGTGGACTTGGAAAAAATTGGAGGAGAAACCCTGGGAAG GCTCCTGATTGTTTACCCATGGACTCAGAGATTCTTTGACAAATTTGGAAACCTCTCTTCTGCTCTGGCCATCATGGGTAACCCCCGGATCAGAGCCCATGGCAAGAAAGTGCTGACGTCCCTAGGTTCGGCAGTTGAGAACATGGACAACCTCAAGGAGACCTTTGCTCATCTGAGTGAGCTGCACTGTGACAAGCTTCATGTGGATCCTCAGAACTTCAAG CTCCTGGGCAACATGTTGGTGATTGTCCTTTCTACTCATTTTGCCAAGGAATTCACCCCAGAGGTGCAGGCTGCCTGGCAGAAGCTGGTGATGGGTGTGGCCAATGCTCTGTCCCACAAGTACCATTAA
- the LOC116891794 gene encoding hemoglobin subunit epsilon-Y2 — protein sequence MVNFTAEEKSLINGLWSKVNVEDVGGEALGRLLVVYPWTQRFFDSFGNLSSASAIMGNPRVKAHGKKVLTAFGETIKNLDNLKSALAKLSELHCDKLHVDPENFKLLGNVLVIVLASHFGNEFTAEVQAAWQKLVAGVATALSHKYH from the exons ATGGTGAACTTTACTGCTGAGGAAAAGAGCCTCATCAATGGCCTATGGAGTAAAGTGAACGTTGAGGATGTTGGTGGTGAAGCCTTGGGAAG GCTTCTTGTTGTGTACCCATGGACCCAGAGATTCTTTGACAGCTTTGGGAActtgtcctctgcctctgccataaTGGGTAACCCAAGAGTCAAAGCCCATGGCAAGAAGGTGCTGACTGCTTTTGGAGAAACCATTAAGAACCTAGACAACCTCAAGTCTGCCTTGGCCAAGCTCAGTGAACTGCACTGTGACAAGCTACATGTTGATCCTGAGAACTTCAAA CTCCTGGGTAATGTGTTGGTGATTGTTCTGGCTAGTCACTTCGGCAATGAATTCACGGCTGAGGTACAGGCTGCCTGGCAGAAGTTGGTGGCTGGGGTGGCCACTGCTCTGTCCCACAAGTACCACTGA